The nucleotide window CGCCCGTGAGCGCGAGGACCTCAGCTACCACGCGTGGGCCAAGCGGGTCGACCGCTACCTCGACACCCTCGAGATGAGCCTGTGGGCCGACCTGATCATCGTCGGTGGCGGGGTCAGCAAGAAGTCGGAGAAGTGGGTGCCCCTGCTGTCCACGCGCACCCGGGTGGTGCCGGCACAGCTGCTCAACGACGCCGGCATCGTGGGCGCCGCACTCGCCGCCGAGGAGCACATCGGGCAGTGACGACCGGGCCCCGAGCGCTGCTCGGGGCCCGCTCGTCCTCCCCGTGCGGTGAGCGCGCAGGTCACCGGGCCGCCCGGGCGGACAGAACCGGTGGACCGCCGCCGCGGCGTCGTTACAATGGAGGAGCCCCGGGCGCCACTCCCCCAGCCAGCAGGTCATCCCCCGCTCCCAGCACGGTGAAACGCCCTCCCGGTGTCACACCGGCCGGGACCGCCGGCGGGCCGCTGGCACGAGAGGGCGCCGGAGGCCGCTGCCCGCGGGCCACACGGCTCTCGAGGAACGCACCGCAGTAGTACGGGAAGGAACCTGAGTGCCCGCCGACCAGCCAGGACCGGAGTCGAACACGGTGAGCAGCCCGAGCCGCAGCAGGACGGTCGCCGCCCGTTCCACGGCCGCGACGCAGACCAGCGCCCCGGTCACCGCGGCAGCCGAGAAGGCCCCGGCCAAGAAGGCCGCCGCCAAGTCCGCGGCCGGCACCAAGTCCGCCGCCGGCACCGCGCGCAAGACCGCCGCCCGCAAGCCCGCCATCGCCCCGTCCCCGGGTGCCGGCAAGGGCGCGGTCCTCACCGCGGTCGCCTCCGACGGCAACACCGTCGCCGTCGTCGACGCCGGCGCCGCGGGCCTCACCCTCGACGAGACCGTCGTCACCGGCAAGGACGGCGTCGCCGTCGCCGAGCCCGAGGAGAAGGACGCCGAGGGCGGCGACTTCGAGTGGGACGACGAGGAGGAGTCCGAGGCGCTGCGGCAGGCCCGCAAGGACGCCGAGCTCACCGCGTCGGCCGACTCCGTCCGCGCCTACCTCAAGCAGATCGGCAAGGTCGCGCTGCTGACCGCCGAGGAGGAGGTCGACCTCGCCAAGCGGATCGAGGCCGGGCTCTACGGCTCCGAGCGCATCCGGCAGGTCGAGGAGGAGGGCCAGAAGCTCTCCCCGCAGATGCGGCGTGACCTCAACTGGATCGTCCGCGACGGCGAGCGCGCGAAGAACCACCTGCTGGAGGCCAACCTCCGCCTCGTGGTCTCCCTCGCCAAGCGCTACACCGGCCGCGGCATGGCCTTCCTGGACCTCATCCAGGAGGGCAACCTCGGGCTCATCCGTGCGGTCGAGAAGTTCGACTACACCAAGGGCTACAAGTTCTCCACCTACGCCACCTGGTGGATCCGGCAGGCCATCACCCGGGCCATGGCCGACCAGGCCCGCACCATCCGCATCCCGGTGCACATGGTCGAGGTCATCAACAAGCTCGGCCGCATCCAGCGCGAGCTGCTCCAGGACCTGGGCCGCGAGCCCACCCCGGAGGAGCTGGCCAAGGAGATGGACATCACCCCGGAGAAGGTGCTGGAGATCCAGCAGTACGCCCGGGAGCCCATCAGCCTCGACCAGACCATCGGCGACGAGGGCGACAGTCAGCTCGGTGACTTCATCGAGGACTCCGAGGCCGTCGTGGCCGTCGACGCCGTCAGCTTCACGCTGATGCAGGACCAGCTCACCAGCGTCCTGCAGACGCTGTCCGAGCGCGAGGCCGGCGTCGTCCGGCTGCGCTTCGGCCTCACCGACGGCCAGCCGCGCACGCTGGACGAGATCGGCCAGGTCTACGGGGTCACCCGCGAGCGGATCCGGCAGATCGAGTCCAAGACGATGTCCAAGCTGCGCCACCCCAGCCGCTCGCAGGTCCTGCGCGACTACCTCGACTGAAGAAGGACCCCCTCGCCCCCCGCCACGCGCTCCGCTCGCGGCAGGACCTGCGAGGGGGCCGGACGACGGCCGGTGCCCCTGTTGGGGCGCCGGCCGTCGTCGTGTCCTGCGGAGTGGCTGTTCCGGGAACTTCCGACGCGCAGATCTGTGAGCTCGCTGGCACGATCCCGGGCACGCGGTGTGCAGTGGCGCACACCGGTCCGCATGGAGGCGTCATGGCCCTTCCGTCCCGTTTCCGCCGACTCAGGGCCGCGGCCCTGGGCAGCGCCCTCCTCGTGGCGCTCCCCCTGACGGCGGTCACCGCCGCCCAGGCCACCGGCACACCGCCGCCCAGCTCGCCGACCGCCCCTGCCTGGGTGAACGGCTGGCAGGGCAGCCCCACCGCCGGCGGCACCTTCGACCCCGCGAGCTGCCCGGCCGACACGGGCCTGCAGAACCAGACGGTGCGCAACATCGTGCCGATCAGCACCAGCGGCTCGTCGGTGCGGATCCGGGTCTCCAACGCCTTCGGCGAGGCCCCGCTGCGGGTCGGGGCGGCCTCGGTCGCCGTCGCCGGCCAGGGCGCCGCCGTGGCCCCGGGCACGCTCCGGCCGGTGCTGTTCTCCGGCAAGCCGACCGTGCTCATCGCCCAGGGCGGCGAGGCGCTCAGCGACCCGGTGCGGCTGGACGTCACGGCGCTGCAGCGGTTGAGCGTCAGCGTCTTCCTGCCGGAGAGGACCGGGCCGGCCACCCAGCACAACAACTCCCGCGAGACCAACTACCTGGGCAGCTCCAACCGCACCGGCGACGCCAACGCGGGGCCGTTCGACCGGCCGATCTCCTGCTGGCTGTTCGCCACCGGCGTCGACGTCGCACCCGAGCGCTCCGTCGTCGGCACCGTGGTGGCCCTCGGTGACTCGATCACCGACGGCGACCAGTCGACGATCGACGCCGACCAGCGCTACCCGGACTGGCTCGCCCGCCGGTTCGCGGCGCTGCCGGGGTCGAAGCTCGCGGTGTCCAACGCCGGCATCGGCGGCAACGAGCTGCTCTACAACCGCACCCCGGAGCTCTTCGGCGTCTCCGCGGCGGCCCGCTTCCCGCGCGACGTGCTCACCCAGGCCGGGGTGCGGGCGGTCATCCTGACCGAGGGCATCAACGACATCGGGGCCGAGAACGCCCGGGCCGGTGACGTCATCGAGGTCTACAAGCAGCTCATCACCCAGGCGCACGCCGCCGGCCTGCCGGTCTACGGCGGGACGCTGGTGCCCTTCGGCGGGTCCAACGCCATCTACGGCGCGGCCTACGGGACGCCGGTCGCCGACGCCCAGCGTCGGGCGGTCAACGACTGGATCCGGGGCAGCGGCGCCTTCGACGGGGTCATCGACTTCGACGCCGCGCTGCGCGACCCCCGGGACAGCAACCGCCTGCTCCCGGCCTACGACAGCAGCGACCACCTGCACCCCAGCGACGCCGGCTACCGCCGGATGGCGGAGACGGTCGACCTGGACATGCTGCTGCGCGGGGCCCTCGGCACCCGCTGACCACCCGGGGACCGCCCGCGGGCGGTCCCCGGACCCGGTGGCCGGCACCCAGTCCCGGGGTGCCGGCCACCGCCGTCCGCGGTGGGCGCAGATCACCCCGCACCTCACCGACGCCGGCGCACCGGGCTGGCACGATGCGGGAGAGGACGTGCACGCGGCACTCCCGGAGAGGCTGGGTGGACGTCGATGCAGCAGCTGCCCCGCCGGCGGCCCAGCCGCAACGTCCTGGTGGCGGTCACCACGCTCGTGGCGCTGCTGCTGGCCGGCGTGACCGGCGCCGAGGTCCGCGGCCCCGGGGGCCCGTCGACCGCCGCCGCCACGCAGCCCGTGGCGCCCGCGGTGCCCGGGACCACCGCCCCGTCCCCGGCCGACGACGCGGCCGCCGACACCGCACCGACGCCGGCGGACGAGGACGCCCGGTGGGTGAGCGCGTGGCAGGGCAGCCCCACCACGAGCGTGGGGGCCGCCCAGGGCTCCTGCCCGGCCGGCGACGGGCTGTCCGACCAGACGGTGCGCAACGTCGTGCAGGTGAGCACCGGCGGCACGTCGGTGCGCGTCCGGGTGTCCAACGCCTTCGGCACCGAGCCGCTGCAGGTCGGTGCTGCCTCGGTCGCGGTCGCCGGCGCCGGCGCGGACGTCGTGCCCGGCACCCTGCGCCCGCTCTCCTTCGCCGGCCGCCCGACGCTGCTGGTCCCCGAGGGCAGCGAGGCGCTCAGCGACCCCGTGCCGCTGGACGTGCAGCCGCTGCAACGACTGGCCCTGAGCGTCTTCCTGCCCGACCGGACGGGCCCGGCCACGCAGCACCCGATCGCGCGCGGCACGAACTACCTCGCCACCTCCGACCGCACCCAGGACGACGGGGCCGGGGCCTTCGACACCTCGATCACCTGCTGGCTGTTCGCCAGCGGTGTCGACCTGCAGGCCCCCTCCTCCGTCGTCGGCACGGTGGTCACCCTCGGTGACTCGATCACCGACGGGGAGCGGTCCTCACCCGACGCGGCCCAGCGCTACCCCGACTGGCTGGCCCGCCGCCTCGCCGCGCTGCCCGGGGACACCCTCGCGGTGTCCAACGCCGGGATCAGCGGCAACGAGCTGATCCGGTCCCTGCCGCCGGGGACCGCGGGAGCCGCTGCGGCGGCCCGCCTGGAGCGCGACGTCCTGGGCCAGTCCGGCGTCCGCGCGGTCCTCCTGCTGGAGGGCATCAACGACATCGGGGCCGCCGGTGCGCAGGCCGGTGACCTCATCGCCGTCTACCGGCAGCTGGTCCTGCGGGCCCACGACGCCGGCCTGCCCGTCTACGGCGGGACGCTCACGCCCTTCGGCGGGTCGGCGGCCGGGGGCAGCTACGGCACCCCCGGCGGCGAGGCGCAGCGTCAGGCGGTCAACGAGTGGATCCGCAGCAGCGGGGCCTTCGACGGGGTCGTGGACTTCGACGCCGCCCTGCGCGATCCGGCCGACCCGGCCCAGCTGCTGCCCGTCTACGACAGCGGGGACCACCTGCACCCCAGCGACGCCGGCTACCGGGCCATGGCCGAGGCCGTCGACCTCCAGCAGCTGCTGGACGGCGCGACCGCCCGGGACTGACCGGACCTCCCATCGGGTGACGCCGCGGTGTACGACGGCGCCCCTCGGGTAGACGGCGTAGCGTGGGCCCCGTCAGAACAGCAGAGGACCCACAGCCGGCACGACGCCGGTGACCAGCACGACCCCAGTACGTGCACGACCCGGACCCAGTTCCGAACCAGTGACGTCCCCTGCGCAGAACCGCTCCACCAGGTGTCCAGATGATCACGACCGCATCTCTTTCGGCGAGTCATGGTGATCGGGTGCCGGATCGGGAACACGAGGGGCCATCCTGGCGCTGTGCAGGAGGCCGATCCGCAGTCGCGGGTCCGTGCGGTAGAGAGCGAGTGATGAGCCAGATGACGACCCAGACGCTGACGACGACCCCGCCCACCGAAGATCTCGTTCTCCCCTTCCACTGCGACCGTTGCGGCGCCATGGCGAAGGTGCGAGTGGTCCTCCCCAGCGGTAGCGACCTCGTCTTCTGTGGACACCACGCCCGCGAGTACGAGGACAAGCTCCGCGACCTCGCGGCCGACATCATCGAGACCGACGGCGAGGCGCGCGTCGCCTCCTGAGCGCGGGGCCTATCGTCGCGCCAGCGATGAAGCCCACACTCGACGAAGCCGCTGACAGCCCGGACCCGCAGCGCGGGGACGGGAGGTCGGCGGCTTCGTCGTTCCCGGGACCCGGTCCCGGGACGCAGCGACCCGGGGAGCGCCCGATGCCACAGGACCCCTCCGACACCGTGCGCCTCGAGCCGGACGGCACGATCGGCTCGGCCCGCCGCGGCCAGCCGCCGGTGCCCGACGCCTCCCCGTCCGCGCCGGAGGAGACCCAGGTCATCGGGGGCCCGGTCGCCGCGCAGCCCGCCCCGGAGCGGGACGAGGACCAGGACGCCACCCGGCACATCGCCCCCGTCGTCGACGAGACCAGCGCACTGCCCCCCGTCCGCGACGACGGACCGCACGGCCCCGACGCGACCTCGTCCGACCCGCTGCCGTCCGACTCCACGCAGCACATCGCCCCGGTGCCCCCCGTCGCCGACGACACCACGGCCCTGCCGCCGGTCCCGCGGGACGGCGACGACCCGAGCGGTCCCGGCGGGCCGCCGGACTCCCCCACCGGCGGTGGCGCCGCCTGGTGGCGGCGTCGGGCGGTGCTCGTGCCGGCCGCCGCCGTGCTCGCCCTGGCCGCCGCCTACGGCGTGGACCTGCTGGTCGCCGGGGACGCCGTGCCGCGCGGCACGGTGGTCGCCGGGGTGGAGCTCGGCGGGCTGTCCCCCGCGTCCGCCGCCGCCCGGCTGGAGAGCGACCTCGCCCCGCGGGT belongs to Modestobacter sp. L9-4 and includes:
- a CDS encoding RNA polymerase sigma factor → MPADQPGPESNTVSSPSRSRTVAARSTAATQTSAPVTAAAEKAPAKKAAAKSAAGTKSAAGTARKTAARKPAIAPSPGAGKGAVLTAVASDGNTVAVVDAGAAGLTLDETVVTGKDGVAVAEPEEKDAEGGDFEWDDEEESEALRQARKDAELTASADSVRAYLKQIGKVALLTAEEEVDLAKRIEAGLYGSERIRQVEEEGQKLSPQMRRDLNWIVRDGERAKNHLLEANLRLVVSLAKRYTGRGMAFLDLIQEGNLGLIRAVEKFDYTKGYKFSTYATWWIRQAITRAMADQARTIRIPVHMVEVINKLGRIQRELLQDLGREPTPEELAKEMDITPEKVLEIQQYAREPISLDQTIGDEGDSQLGDFIEDSEAVVAVDAVSFTLMQDQLTSVLQTLSEREAGVVRLRFGLTDGQPRTLDEIGQVYGVTRERIRQIESKTMSKLRHPSRSQVLRDYLD
- a CDS encoding SGNH/GDSL hydrolase family protein, with amino-acid sequence MALPLTAVTAAQATGTPPPSSPTAPAWVNGWQGSPTAGGTFDPASCPADTGLQNQTVRNIVPISTSGSSVRIRVSNAFGEAPLRVGAASVAVAGQGAAVAPGTLRPVLFSGKPTVLIAQGGEALSDPVRLDVTALQRLSVSVFLPERTGPATQHNNSRETNYLGSSNRTGDANAGPFDRPISCWLFATGVDVAPERSVVGTVVALGDSITDGDQSTIDADQRYPDWLARRFAALPGSKLAVSNAGIGGNELLYNRTPELFGVSAAARFPRDVLTQAGVRAVILTEGINDIGAENARAGDVIEVYKQLITQAHAAGLPVYGGTLVPFGGSNAIYGAAYGTPVADAQRRAVNDWIRGSGAFDGVIDFDAALRDPRDSNRLLPAYDSSDHLHPSDAGYRRMAETVDLDMLLRGALGTR
- a CDS encoding SGNH/GDSL hydrolase family protein: MQQLPRRRPSRNVLVAVTTLVALLLAGVTGAEVRGPGGPSTAAATQPVAPAVPGTTAPSPADDAAADTAPTPADEDARWVSAWQGSPTTSVGAAQGSCPAGDGLSDQTVRNVVQVSTGGTSVRVRVSNAFGTEPLQVGAASVAVAGAGADVVPGTLRPLSFAGRPTLLVPEGSEALSDPVPLDVQPLQRLALSVFLPDRTGPATQHPIARGTNYLATSDRTQDDGAGAFDTSITCWLFASGVDLQAPSSVVGTVVTLGDSITDGERSSPDAAQRYPDWLARRLAALPGDTLAVSNAGISGNELIRSLPPGTAGAAAAARLERDVLGQSGVRAVLLLEGINDIGAAGAQAGDLIAVYRQLVLRAHDAGLPVYGGTLTPFGGSAAGGSYGTPGGEAQRQAVNEWIRSSGAFDGVVDFDAALRDPADPAQLLPVYDSGDHLHPSDAGYRAMAEAVDLQQLLDGATARD